Proteins encoded in a region of the Gammaproteobacteria bacterium genome:
- the oadA gene encoding sodium-extruding oxaloacetate decarboxylase subunit alpha, whose translation MPDSSPIQITDVILRDAHQSLIATRMRTEDMLPICNKLDKVGYWSLEVWGGATFDACIRFLKEDPWERLRKLREALPNTRLQMLLRGQNLLGYRHYADDVVSAFVQRCAENGMDVFRVFDALNDLRNIETAMQAVKKAGKHAQGTICFTTSPVHTPELFRQQAEELRDMGADSIAIKDMAGLLTPYATYELVKAIKSSVDLPLVIHSHSTSGLAPLCQLKAIEAGADRIDTAISAFAGGTSHPSTESQVAALKGTPYDTGLDLELLSEIADYFREVRKKYHQFENEFTREDIAVQINQVPGGMMSNLANQLKEQNALDRIKEVFAEIPRVRQDLGYPPLVTPTSQIVGTQAVYNVLAGERYKTITNEVKRYLQGGYGKPPAPVNAEIQKKAIGNEQPNEERPADSLKPELEKLRQEIGDLAQSEDDVMIFAMFPDLGREFLKQRAEGTLEPEVLEPIQADKAPSRETSGVATEFKLDVHGEIYDVAITGVGSSGGSKRKLYISLDGHPEEITFEPLNEYVADKGSKRGKATEPGHVTAAMPGNIVEVLVSEGDQVEAGQAVLVTEAMKMETEILANVGGKVTAIHVAKGDRVTPGEILMVIE comes from the coding sequence ATGCCCGATTCAAGCCCAATCCAGATAACCGATGTCATTCTCAGGGATGCCCATCAATCGCTGATTGCCACCCGCATGCGCACCGAAGACATGCTGCCGATCTGTAATAAACTCGACAAGGTGGGGTACTGGTCGCTGGAAGTCTGGGGTGGTGCTACCTTCGACGCCTGTATCCGTTTTCTGAAAGAGGACCCCTGGGAGCGCTTGCGCAAACTGCGTGAAGCTCTGCCCAATACCCGGCTGCAGATGCTGCTGCGGGGCCAGAACCTGCTGGGTTACCGCCACTATGCCGACGACGTGGTCAGCGCTTTTGTGCAGCGCTGTGCCGAGAATGGCATGGATGTCTTCCGGGTATTCGATGCCCTCAACGATCTACGCAATATCGAAACGGCCATGCAGGCGGTCAAAAAGGCCGGCAAACACGCGCAGGGCACCATCTGTTTCACCACCAGCCCGGTGCACACCCCCGAATTGTTCAGGCAGCAGGCCGAGGAACTCAGGGACATGGGCGCTGACTCCATCGCCATCAAGGACATGGCCGGGCTGCTGACCCCTTATGCTACCTACGAACTGGTCAAAGCCATCAAATCCAGTGTTGATCTGCCGCTGGTCATCCATAGCCATTCCACTTCGGGTCTGGCGCCGCTCTGCCAGCTTAAGGCTATTGAGGCCGGCGCCGACCGTATCGATACTGCCATTTCCGCCTTTGCCGGCGGTACGTCGCACCCATCTACGGAGTCGCAGGTTGCTGCGCTCAAGGGCACTCCCTATGACACCGGTCTGGACCTGGAACTGTTGTCGGAAATTGCCGACTATTTCCGCGAAGTGCGCAAGAAATACCACCAGTTCGAAAACGAATTTACCCGGGAAGACATCGCCGTGCAGATCAATCAGGTGCCAGGCGGCATGATGTCCAACCTTGCCAATCAGTTGAAGGAACAGAACGCCCTGGATCGCATCAAGGAAGTATTCGCCGAAATTCCGCGGGTCCGACAGGATCTGGGCTATCCGCCCCTGGTGACACCCACCTCACAGATTGTAGGTACCCAGGCCGTGTACAACGTGCTGGCCGGGGAGCGCTATAAAACCATCACCAACGAGGTGAAGCGCTACCTGCAGGGCGGCTACGGGAAACCTCCTGCCCCGGTGAATGCGGAGATTCAAAAAAAGGCTATCGGCAACGAACAACCCAACGAAGAGCGGCCGGCCGATTCCCTGAAACCGGAGCTTGAGAAACTGCGCCAGGAAATTGGCGATCTGGCCCAGTCGGAAGACGATGTCATGATTTTTGCCATGTTCCCGGACCTGGGCCGGGAATTTCTCAAGCAGCGGGCCGAAGGTACCTTAGAACCGGAAGTGCTGGAGCCGATACAAGCCGATAAGGCCCCTTCCCGGGAGACCAGCGGTGTAGCCACTGAATTCAAGCTGGATGTGCACGGTGAAATCTATGACGTAGCCATTACCGGCGTGGGGAGTTCCGGGGGCAGCAAACGCAAGCTGTATATTTCCCTGGATGGTCATCCGGAAGAAATCACCTTCGAGCCGTTGAACGAATATGTGGCCGACAAGGGCAGCAAGCGGGGCAAAGCCACCGAACCGGGTCATGTGACCGCGGCCATGCCGGGCAATATCGTCGAAGTACTGGTGAGTGAAGGTGATCAGGTGGAAGCCGGTCAGGCGGTGCTGGTTACGGAAGCGATGAAGATGGAAACAGAGATTCTTGCCAACGTGGGCGGTAAGGTTACTGCCATCCATGTTGCCAAGGGTGACCGCGTCACACCCGGAGAAATTCTGATGGTGATCGAATAA